The Neisseria subflava genome has a segment encoding these proteins:
- a CDS encoding DUF3418 domain-containing protein produces MQNMKNQVRGSGMDARSNPANVSDGLQNSSGHIGANTRYRLTKLGEQMARLPIDPKIARILLAAKKHDCMAEILVIASALSIQDPRERPLEARDAAAKAHERFTDKQSDFLAYLNIWDSFQRERDKGLSNKQLVQWCRQYFLSHLRMREWRELHHQLAQTAIEMGLTTKESAFRQPPSQEQLRPSESQGDQDLAAKLKQKQLDKKQHRAQIRAAKEAGYEQIHRALLTGLIANVGMKSPDGNDYTGARGSRFHLFPASALFKAKPKWVMAAELVETTRLYARDVAVIQPEWIEQEAPHLVRYHYFEPHWEQKRGEVVASERVTLYGLTVLPRRPVSYGKVAPEEAREIFIRGALVAQESNLQTAFFAHNKKLIKEITELEHKSRKQDVLVDDEALFAFYNERLPELVWKDAKGGIWGSEEGGQTQSDKTVDQNGQANQRNAGRVAQAMHTDSNDADNREREPSSHTRQNVSDDPKPKKQPASQKGRLKPLPLADIRTFEAWLKTAERDNPRLLFLSRDDLMQHAAAHITEEQFPKFWQTADGKFKLSYRFEPHHPLDGVTMTVPLTVLNRLHAPSLEWLVPGMLREKIQLLIKALPKQIRRICVPVPDFITKFLESNPDRQAAIIPQLAHFIAKSAGDMRIFEQIDQDAWAAQELPEHCYLNLRIIDDGGQELAGGRKLHELQQQLGQAAAVTFRDNTQEFERDNVTTWDIGTLPESIKFARGKQQLTGYLGLQKEKDGRIALRLFDTTEAAEQAHRQGVIELMKLQLKEQVKDLNKGIQGFTQAAMLLKHINADTLRDDLTQAVCDRAFIGEDELPRNEKAFKEQIKRARSRLPAVKEALSRYLQETAAAYAELNSKLGKHPLTHLLRLRLQTLLAAGFATRTPWAQWPRLPIYLKAMTLRLEKYSSNPARDAAREADIQELEQMWQEKTDSLIKQGLPVSDGLAGFKWMIEELRVSLFAQELKTPYPVSVKRLLKGWEVIN; encoded by the coding sequence ATGCAAAATATGAAAAACCAAGTACGCGGATCAGGCATGGATGCACGATCCAACCCAGCCAATGTTTCAGACGGCCTGCAAAACAGTTCGGGCCATATCGGTGCCAACACGCGCTACCGCCTGACCAAGCTCGGCGAACAAATGGCGCGTCTGCCCATCGACCCGAAAATCGCGCGCATTTTGCTGGCGGCGAAGAAACACGACTGCATGGCGGAAATATTGGTAATCGCGTCCGCACTGTCGATTCAAGACCCGCGCGAGCGGCCGTTGGAAGCGCGCGATGCCGCGGCCAAGGCGCATGAACGCTTTACCGACAAGCAATCCGACTTCCTTGCCTATCTGAATATTTGGGACAGCTTCCAGCGCGAGCGCGACAAAGGTTTATCCAACAAGCAGCTGGTGCAGTGGTGTCGACAATATTTCCTGTCGCACCTGCGTATGCGCGAATGGCGCGAGCTGCACCACCAGCTTGCCCAAACCGCGATTGAAATGGGCTTGACCACCAAAGAATCCGCGTTTAGACAACCTCCTTCCCAAGAACAATTGAGGCCGTCTGAAAGTCAAGGCGACCAAGATTTGGCGGCCAAACTCAAACAAAAACAACTGGACAAGAAACAACACCGCGCCCAAATCCGCGCCGCCAAAGAAGCCGGCTACGAACAAATCCACCGCGCTCTGCTCACCGGCCTTATTGCCAACGTCGGCATGAAATCGCCCGACGGCAACGACTACACCGGCGCGCGCGGCAGCCGTTTCCACCTTTTTCCTGCATCAGCCCTGTTCAAAGCCAAACCCAAATGGGTGATGGCTGCAGAATTGGTTGAAACCACGCGCCTTTACGCGCGCGACGTCGCCGTTATCCAGCCCGAATGGATCGAGCAGGAAGCGCCGCACCTCGTCCGCTATCATTATTTCGAGCCGCACTGGGAGCAAAAACGCGGCGAAGTCGTCGCCAGCGAACGCGTGACGCTTTACGGCCTGACCGTATTGCCGCGCCGCCCCGTGTCTTACGGCAAAGTTGCACCTGAAGAAGCGCGCGAAATCTTTATCCGCGGTGCATTGGTGGCGCAAGAAAGCAATCTTCAGACGGCCTTTTTTGCCCACAATAAAAAGCTGATTAAAGAAATTACCGAACTCGAACACAAATCGCGCAAGCAAGACGTATTGGTCGACGACGAAGCCCTGTTCGCGTTTTATAACGAACGCCTGCCCGAGCTGGTGTGGAAAGATGCAAAAGGCGGCATTTGGGGAAGTGAAGAGGGCGGACAAACCCAGTCGGACAAGACAGTCGATCAAAACGGACAAGCAAACCAGCGCAACGCAGGACGTGTGGCACAAGCCATGCATACGGATTCCAATGATGCGGACAACCGCGAGCGTGAACCGAGTTCACATACCCGACAAAATGTTTCAGACGACCCAAAACCCAAAAAGCAGCCAGCATCTCAAAAAGGCCGTCTGAAACCTTTACCCCTTGCCGATATTCGCACCTTTGAAGCCTGGCTCAAAACCGCCGAACGCGACAATCCGCGCCTGCTGTTCCTAAGCCGCGACGATCTGATGCAACACGCCGCCGCGCACATTACCGAAGAGCAGTTCCCCAAATTCTGGCAAACCGCAGACGGCAAGTTCAAACTTTCCTACCGCTTCGAGCCGCACCATCCGCTCGACGGCGTGACCATGACCGTGCCGCTGACCGTCCTCAACCGCCTGCACGCGCCGTCGCTCGAATGGCTGGTGCCCGGTATGTTGCGCGAAAAAATCCAGCTGCTGATTAAAGCACTGCCGAAGCAAATCCGCCGCATTTGCGTGCCCGTCCCCGATTTCATCACCAAATTTCTCGAAAGCAATCCCGACCGCCAAGCGGCCATTATTCCCCAGTTGGCGCACTTTATCGCCAAAAGCGCAGGCGATATGCGGATTTTCGAGCAAATCGACCAAGACGCATGGGCGGCGCAAGAATTACCCGAACACTGCTATCTGAATCTGCGCATTATCGATGATGGCGGACAAGAGCTTGCCGGTGGCCGCAAACTGCATGAGTTGCAACAACAACTCGGCCAAGCCGCCGCCGTCACCTTCCGCGACAACACCCAAGAATTTGAGCGCGACAACGTGACCACATGGGACATCGGTACCCTGCCAGAATCCATCAAATTTGCACGCGGCAAACAACAGCTCACCGGCTACCTCGGCCTGCAAAAAGAAAAAGACGGCCGCATCGCCCTGCGCCTGTTTGACACCACAGAAGCCGCCGAACAGGCACACCGTCAAGGCGTAATCGAATTGATGAAGCTGCAATTAAAAGAGCAGGTAAAAGACCTGAACAAAGGCATCCAAGGCTTCACCCAAGCCGCCATGCTGCTCAAACACATCAACGCCGACACCCTGCGCGACGACCTCACACAGGCCGTCTGCGACCGCGCCTTTATCGGCGAAGACGAGCTGCCGCGCAACGAAAAAGCCTTTAAAGAACAAATCAAACGCGCCCGCAGCCGCCTGCCCGCCGTCAAAGAAGCCCTCAGCCGCTATTTGCAGGAAACCGCCGCCGCCTATGCCGAACTGAACAGCAAACTCGGCAAACACCCATTGACCCACCTTCTAAGACTACGCCTGCAAACCCTGCTCGCCGCCGGCTTCGCCACCCGCACCCCGTGGGCACAATGGCCGCGCCTCCCCATCTACCTCAAAGCCATGACCCTGCGCCTTGAAAAATACAGCAGCAACCCCGCCCGCGATGCAGCCCGCGAAGCCGATATTCAAGAGCTGGAACAAATGTGGCAGGAAAAAACCGACAGCCTGATCAAACAAGGCCTCCCCGTTTCAGACGGCCTTGCAGGGTTTAAATGGATGATTGAAGAATTGAGGGTGTCGCTTTTTGCGCAGGAATTGAAGACGCCGTATCCGGTGTCGGTGAAGAGGTTGTTGAAGGGGTGGGAGGTAATAAATTGA